Proteins encoded in a region of the Benincasa hispida cultivar B227 chromosome 2, ASM972705v1, whole genome shotgun sequence genome:
- the LOC120071908 gene encoding pentatricopeptide repeat-containing protein At1g31430, which translates to MLPLSMIRRVQFISRHFSSSLHLVPIPLRISKLTKKSCIEYLRNCKSMDQLKQIQSQIFRIGLEGDQDTIDKFMTFCADSSLGNLHYAERMFDYIQEPSLLVYNVMVKVYAKRGIFSKVILLFQQLREDELWPDNFTYPFVLKAIGCLRDVRQGEKVHGFVVKTGMDFDNYVCNSLMDMYSKLGNVENAKKLFDKMTTRDSVSWNVMISGYVRCRRFEDAIGTFREMQQESNEKPNEATVVSTLSACIALKNLELGEEIHDYVRKELGFTTIINNALLDMYAKCGCLNIARNIFDEMPVKNVICWTSMISGYINCGDLREARDLFDRSPVKDVVLWTAMINGYVQFHHFDEAVALFREMQIRRVKPDKFTVVTLLTGCAQLGALEQGKWIHGYLDENRITMDVVVGTALIEMYSKCGCVDKSLEIFYKLKNKDTASWTSIICGLAMNGKTGEALRLFSEMEFVGAKPDDITFIGVLSACSHGGLVEEGRMFFNLMKKVYRIEPKVEHYGCVIDLLGRAGLLDEAEELIQGIPNENGEIVVPLYGALLSACKIHNNVDMGERLAKKLVSIESCDSSIHTLLASIYASVDRWEDAKKVRRKMKELGVKKMPGCSSIEVDGIVHEFLVGDPSHPEMIEICSMLDIVAGQLLGSKESQLERVMPLYKDTRYCSFVEF; encoded by the coding sequence ATGCTTCCTTTATCAATGATTCGAAGAGTCCAGTTTATTTCCCGCCATTTTTCTTCAAGTCTGCATTTAGTTCCAATTCCACTTCGAATCTCCAAACTAACAAAGaaatcatgcatcgagtatcttCGGAACTGCAAGTCCATGGATCAACTCAAACAAATTCAGAGTCAGATCTTTCGAATTGGTCTCGAAGGAGACCAAGACACAATAGACAAATTTATGACATTCTGTGCAGACTCATCCCTTGGCAACTTGCACTATGCAGAGAGGATGTTTGATTACATACAAGAGCCATCTCTGTTGGTTTATAATGTGATGGTTAAAGTGTATGCCAAAAGGGGAATTTTCAGTAAAGTCATTTTACTATTTCAACAGTTGAGGGAAGATGAATTGTGGCCCGATAATTTTACTTACCCATTTGTTCTGAAAGCTATTGGTTGCTTAAGGGACGTGAGGCAAGGTGAAAAGGTTCATGGCTTTGTGGTGAAGACAGGAATGGATTTTGATAATTATGTTTGTAATTCACTTATGGATATGTATTCTAAATTGGGCAATGTTGAGAATGCTAAGAAGTTATTTGACAAAATGACAACGAGAGATTCAGTTTCTTGGAATGTTATGATTTCTGGGTATGTTAGGTGTCGGAGATTTGAGGATGCTATTGGTACATTTAGGGAAATGCAGCAGGAGAGCAATGAGAAACCTAATGAAGCTACAGTAGTTAGCACTCTTTCTGCTTGTATAGCACTGAAAAATCTGGAGCTTGGCGAGGAAATTCACGACTATGTTAGAAAGGAGCTTGGTTTTACCACTATAATCAACAACGCATTGTTAGATATGTACGCAAAATGTGGGTGCTTAAATATTGCCCGCAATATATTTGATGAAATGCCTGTGAAAAATGTAATTTGTTGGACTAGCATGATTTCTGGATATATAAACTGTGGTGATTTAAGAGAGGCTAGGGACTTGTTTGACAGAAGTCCAGTTAAAGATGTTGTTTTGTGGACAGCTATGATAAATGGGTATGTGCAGTTCCACCATTTTGATGAAGCTGTGGCCCTGTTTCGTGAAATGCAAATTCGAAGGGTAAAACCGGATAAGTTCACAGTGGTCACTCTCCTCACAGGTTGTGCTCAGTTGGGAGCTCTAGAACAAGGGAAATGGATTCATGGATACCTAGATGAGAACAGAATAACAATGGATGTTGTTGTTGGTACTGCACTCATTGAAATGTATTCCAAATGTGGATGTGTAGATAAATCATTAGAAATTTTCTATAAGTTAAAGAATAAGGACACGGCATCTTGGACATCAATAATTTGTGGTCTCGCCATGAATGGTAAGACAGGTGAAGCACTTAGGTTGTTCTCAGAGATGGAATTTGTGGGGGCCAAACCTGATGATATCACCTTCATTGGTGTTTTAAGTGCTTGTAGTCATGGTGGATTGGTTGAGGAAGGGCGTATGTTTTTCAACTTGATGAAAAAGGTTTACCGAATCGAGCCGAAGGTGGAACACTATGGGTGTGTAATTGACCTCCTTGGTAGAGCTGGGCTGTTGGATGAAGCAGAGGAACTGATACAAGGGATTCCGAATGAAAATGGCGAAATTGTGGTTCCACTCTATGGTGCTTTGCTCAGTGCTTGCAAAATCCACAACAATGTTGACATGGGTGAAAGACTAGCCAAAAAATTGGTGAGCATTGAATCATGTGATTCTAGCATTCACACACTTCTTGCGAGTATATACGCTTCTGTCGACAGGTGGGAAGATGCAAAGAAAGTGAGAAGGAAAATGAAAGAACTTGGAGTGAAAAAGATGCCTGGGTGTAGTTCGATCGAGGTCGATGGCATTGTTCACGAGTTTCTTGTTGGGGATCCATCTCATCCGGAAATGATAGAGATATGCTCCATGTTGGATATAGTGGCTGGACAATTACTAGGATCAAAGGAATCTCAGCTTGAAAGAGTGATGCCACTTTACAAGGATACTCGATATTGCAGTTTTGTAGAATTTTAA